A region of Plantactinospora sp. BC1 DNA encodes the following proteins:
- a CDS encoding acetyl-CoA C-acyltransferase yields MADAVIVGAVRTPVGRRGGALGAVHPVDLSARVLTALAERAGLDPAQVDDVIWGCVSQVGEQAWNVGRNAVLAAGWPESVPGTTLDRQCGSSQQALHFAAAAVASGQADLVVAGGVESMTRVPMGSSIAPGGSTGTGLPYGDLVRDRYRGTPGFAADDPVPFNQGVGAELIAQRWGLTRRQLDEYALASHEKAAAAQDAGAFAAEIVPVVVPDGAKVQADEGIRRDTSLERLAGLKTPFRADGVVTAGSASQISDGAAALAVTTAEWARRNGLRPLARIHTAVVTADDPVLMLTAPIPATARALRRAGLGIEEIGVYEVNEAFAPVPLAWLAETEADPARLNPRGGAIALGHPLGGSGARIMTTMLHHMRDHGLRYGLQTMCEGGGMANATIVELL; encoded by the coding sequence ATGGCGGACGCGGTCATCGTCGGTGCGGTACGCACCCCGGTCGGGCGGCGCGGCGGAGCACTCGGCGCCGTACACCCGGTCGACCTGTCGGCGCGGGTGCTCACTGCGCTCGCCGAACGTGCCGGACTGGACCCGGCGCAGGTGGACGACGTGATCTGGGGGTGCGTCTCCCAGGTCGGCGAGCAGGCCTGGAACGTCGGCCGCAACGCCGTACTCGCCGCCGGCTGGCCGGAGTCGGTGCCCGGCACCACGCTCGACCGGCAGTGCGGGTCGAGCCAGCAGGCGCTGCACTTCGCGGCGGCGGCGGTCGCCTCCGGCCAGGCCGACCTGGTGGTCGCCGGCGGCGTGGAGTCGATGACCCGGGTGCCGATGGGCAGCAGCATCGCCCCCGGCGGCTCGACCGGCACCGGCCTGCCCTACGGCGACCTGGTCCGGGACCGCTACCGGGGTACGCCCGGCTTCGCCGCCGACGATCCGGTGCCGTTCAACCAGGGCGTCGGCGCGGAGCTGATCGCCCAGCGGTGGGGGCTGACCCGACGGCAGCTCGACGAGTACGCGCTGGCCAGTCACGAGAAGGCGGCCGCCGCTCAGGACGCCGGTGCCTTCGCCGCGGAGATCGTCCCGGTGGTCGTACCGGACGGTGCAAAGGTGCAGGCCGACGAGGGAATCCGCCGGGACACCAGCCTGGAGCGGCTGGCCGGGCTGAAGACCCCGTTCCGGGCCGACGGGGTGGTCACCGCCGGCTCCGCCTCGCAGATCTCCGACGGTGCCGCCGCGCTCGCGGTGACCACCGCCGAGTGGGCCCGGCGCAACGGCCTGCGACCGCTGGCCCGGATCCACACCGCCGTGGTCACCGCCGACGACCCGGTGCTGATGCTCACCGCACCCATCCCGGCCACCGCCAGGGCGCTGCGCCGGGCCGGGCTCGGCATCGAGGAGATCGGGGTGTACGAGGTCAACGAGGCGTTCGCCCCGGTGCCGCTCGCCTGGCTGGCCGAGACCGAGGCGGACCCGGCCCGGCTCAACCCCCGGGGCGGGGCGATCGCCCTCGGTCACCCGCTCGGCGGCTCCGGTGCCCGGATCATGACCACGATGCTGCACCACATGCGCGACCACGGCCTCCGGTACGGCCTCCAGACGATGTGCGAGGGCGGCGGGATGGCCAACGCAACCATCGTGGAACTTCTATAA
- a CDS encoding peptidylprolyl isomerase, with the protein MAEAAYATLHTNAGPIRLELFPNHAPKTVRNFVELAEGTRQYTDPRTGQPGSGPYYDGTISHRVISGFMIQMGDPTGTGRGGPGYNFADEFHPDLRFDRPYLLAMANAGPGTNGSQFFITVAPTPHLNNRHTIFGQVADEESAKVVDSIANAPTGAQDRPLQDVVIERVEIERKDG; encoded by the coding sequence GTGGCCGAGGCCGCCTACGCAACCCTGCACACCAACGCCGGTCCGATCCGGCTGGAGTTGTTTCCCAACCACGCCCCGAAGACGGTGCGGAACTTCGTCGAACTCGCCGAGGGAACCCGGCAGTACACCGACCCGCGCACCGGCCAGCCGGGCAGCGGGCCGTACTACGACGGCACCATCTCGCACCGGGTGATCAGCGGATTCATGATCCAGATGGGTGACCCGACCGGCACCGGCCGGGGTGGTCCCGGTTACAACTTCGCCGACGAGTTCCACCCGGACCTGCGGTTCGACCGGCCCTACCTGCTGGCGATGGCGAACGCCGGGCCGGGCACCAACGGGTCGCAGTTCTTCATCACCGTCGCGCCGACCCCGCACCTGAACAACCGGCACACCATCTTCGGCCAGGTCGCGGACGAGGAGTCGGCGAAGGTCGTCGACTCGATCGCCAACGCCCCGACCGGCGCCCAGGACCGACCGCTCCAGGATGTGGTCATCGAGCGCGTCGAGATCGAGCGTAAGGACGGCTGA
- a CDS encoding rhomboid family intramembrane serine protease, with translation MSESPPTTPVCYRHPSRETYVRCTRCDRPICPDCMREASVGHQCPECVAVGRRGQRPARTVFGGGAAGHRGYVTKALIAINVALILLSIYTARGGDAVAGAGFGGLLGGATPLTDWGAVLGLDRVGPFGVEEGIAAGEYYRLFTAMFLHYGLLHLLMNMWALWVLGRSLEATLGPLRFLALYLVAGFGGNVAAYLFSVPQARTVGASTAIFGLFAALFVIMRRLGRDTSSVIPILVINLVFTFAVPGISIAGHLGGLTAGAAMAVVLAYAPRSRRTLFQIGGGALIGLVLAGLTLMQSAALLA, from the coding sequence ATGAGCGAGTCTCCGCCGACCACGCCGGTCTGCTACCGCCACCCGTCCCGGGAGACCTACGTCCGGTGCACCCGGTGCGACCGGCCGATCTGCCCGGACTGCATGCGGGAGGCATCGGTCGGGCACCAGTGCCCGGAGTGCGTCGCGGTGGGTCGCCGCGGGCAGCGGCCGGCGCGCACCGTCTTCGGTGGCGGTGCCGCCGGCCACCGCGGCTACGTCACCAAGGCGCTGATCGCGATCAACGTCGCGTTGATCCTGCTCTCCATCTACACCGCCCGGGGCGGCGACGCGGTGGCCGGGGCCGGCTTCGGCGGCCTGCTCGGCGGTGCGACGCCGCTGACCGACTGGGGTGCCGTGCTCGGCCTGGACCGGGTCGGCCCGTTCGGCGTCGAGGAGGGCATCGCGGCCGGTGAATATTATCGGCTCTTCACCGCGATGTTCCTGCACTACGGGTTGCTGCACCTGCTGATGAACATGTGGGCGCTCTGGGTGCTGGGCCGCTCCCTGGAGGCCACCCTCGGGCCGCTGCGGTTCCTGGCGCTCTACCTGGTCGCCGGGTTCGGCGGCAACGTCGCGGCATACCTGTTCAGCGTGCCGCAGGCCAGGACGGTCGGCGCGTCGACCGCGATCTTCGGGCTCTTCGCCGCGCTCTTCGTGATCATGCGTCGGCTGGGCCGGGACACCTCGTCGGTGATCCCGATCCTCGTGATCAACCTGGTCTTCACCTTCGCCGTACCCGGGATCTCCATCGCCGGCCACCTGGGCGGGCTGACCGCCGGTGCGGCGATGGCCGTGGTGCTCGCCTACGCGCCCCGGTCCCGCCGCACGCTCTTCCAGATCGGCGGCGGTGCGCTGATCGGCCTGGTGCTGGCCGGGCTGACCCTGATGCAGTCCGCCGCCCTGCTCGCCTGA
- a CDS encoding response regulator transcription factor, with the protein MAVDTAQPGTSPHRGLVLLVEDERSIADLVRLYLTRDGYGVHVEHDGDAGLAAARRLRPVACVLDIALPGLPGTEVCRRLRAAGDWTPVIFLTARDDEVDRIVGLELGADDYVTKPFSPRELVARIRAVLRRTGGAPDAAEQPRVVGPVTLDPVRRQVTVAGDPVQLTSTEFDLLAHLMGRPGRVFTREELLASVWGYAAHTGTRTVDVHVAQVRGKLGPAADVIRTHRGVGYACAG; encoded by the coding sequence GTGGCCGTCGACACCGCGCAACCCGGCACCTCCCCGCACCGGGGCCTCGTCCTGCTGGTCGAGGACGAACGGTCCATCGCCGACCTGGTCCGGCTCTATCTGACCCGGGACGGCTACGGCGTACACGTCGAACACGACGGCGACGCCGGACTCGCCGCGGCCCGCCGGCTGCGGCCGGTCGCCTGCGTACTGGACATCGCCCTGCCCGGCCTGCCCGGCACCGAGGTCTGCCGCCGGCTGCGCGCGGCCGGGGACTGGACGCCGGTGATCTTCCTGACCGCCCGGGACGACGAGGTGGACCGGATCGTCGGGCTGGAACTCGGCGCCGACGACTACGTGACCAAGCCGTTCAGCCCGCGCGAGCTGGTCGCCCGGATCCGGGCGGTGCTGCGTCGCACCGGCGGCGCGCCGGACGCCGCCGAGCAACCCCGGGTGGTCGGCCCGGTCACCCTCGATCCGGTACGCCGGCAGGTCACCGTGGCCGGCGACCCGGTGCAGCTCACCTCGACCGAGTTCGACCTGCTCGCCCACCTGATGGGCCGGCCGGGCCGGGTCTTCACCCGGGAGGAGCTGCTGGCCAGCGTCTGGGGGTACGCCGCGCACACCGGCACCCGCACCGTCGACGTGCACGTCGCGCAGGTACGCGGCAAGCTCGGCCCGGCCGCCGACGTGATCCGCACCCATCGCGGCGTCGGGTACGCCTGTGCCGGCTGA
- a CDS encoding PH domain-containing protein: MHSEPDTSVRHWRVETALPVCKLGVAVLFVALGVLFADGDPVRLGAGLLVGAVLLGWGVRDLVAPVRLAVDPGGVTVIQGFAGRRHIPWSEIDGITVDTRSRLGLATETLEIDRGASLHLFSRYDLGVAPREVAEVLHAVRPGGPSGGGPAY, translated from the coding sequence GTGCACTCCGAACCGGACACTTCCGTACGGCACTGGCGGGTCGAGACCGCGCTGCCGGTGTGCAAGCTCGGCGTCGCCGTCCTCTTCGTGGCGCTCGGCGTCCTCTTCGCCGACGGCGACCCGGTACGCCTCGGCGCCGGACTGCTGGTCGGGGCGGTCCTGCTCGGCTGGGGCGTACGGGACCTGGTGGCACCGGTCCGGCTCGCGGTGGACCCCGGCGGGGTCACCGTGATCCAGGGCTTTGCCGGACGGCGGCACATCCCGTGGTCGGAGATCGACGGGATCACCGTGGACACCCGGTCCCGCCTCGGGCTGGCCACCGAGACGCTGGAGATCGACCGGGGCGCCTCGCTGCACCTGTTCAGCCGGTACGACCTCGGGGTCGCGCCGCGCGAGGTGGCCGAGGTGCTGCACGCCGTACGCCCGGGTGGCCCGTCCGGCGGCGGCCCGGCGTACTGA